The genomic segment taatctcAAAATGTTGGGGGCTGGAAGGTGAGACCACGGAACATCTATGGGTATACACACAGAGGACATTTTTAACTGAGGTGCCATTTACACTGGCATATAGGATTCTTAAAGTCCTAATGATTGCTAACTGACGATATTACGCCACCATTTTTGTGTCCACCTGGATAACAGCTCTGCGGTGGACAAGCATGTGCAGTTGTTTCAGAGCTCCGTTCCCACTACTCACCCATTCTTCTAATTGCTGGTGGTTTATGCAGTTAGACACAGCCTCAGGGATCTTACAGTTTATGGAAACATAGATTATTAAGTATATAGTTACATATGTCTACCtagatatatacatacactacacTGCCTAGCTACACGGTGTGACACTTCATACAGCTCATTGGCGGGGGTTCTGGGAGTCgaacctccaccgatctgatattgatgacctatcctgaggataggtcatcaatactatgACTGTACAACCCCTTTTAGATACCAAGGCCAAAATGATAAATGTGGTTCCATGAGAAACACTTTTGTCTAACATTATACAATGTATTTTAGGCCACACCCACTTCCCTATGAACCTCCGCCCCTTCTAGCTATGTCCCATCCCCTTTTCAAGGAAGTCAGAAAAAACTGTAGAGACTCTAGTTGCGCCACTTTTTGACAGATTTTAGGAGCATATATACTGGAACaccttcccaattaaaatataccttttttttttttttttttctgggaaaCCAGTCATTTATTAACAGTTTGGTGTACAAATTTACTTCTTACTGGgttgctgttcaggcatgcttctAATGATATCAGAGTCACCTGGATCAATGATAGCCAGTGTGCACACTCGGTAGTATTTACCGCAGGCTGTGCCAAGCTCAATGTTGTTGCCACTGTAGTGGTGGACTCCGGTCTTGGCCAACATGGCATAGTATTCAATCTCTGATTTTCTCAGAGCCGGGCAGTTGTTGGCGAGAATGACAAGTTTGGCCTTGCCCTCTCGGATCCTCTTCAGAGTCTGCTTGTACCCAAGGACATACTTGCCGCTTTTCATCACAAGCTGAAGCCTTGAGTTAAAAGACTCCAGGGACTTTTTCGTCTTCTTGGCGGCCACCATGATTGCTGCGCGGGGATCCCGGACCAGAGGTCTAGCTCCAAGATGGCCGGGGACCGAGAAAAAagctaaaatataccttttaataataataagattattattaaaaggtatattttaattgggaaggtGTTCCAGTATATATTCAATTATTCTTCCCTTAGATATATTTACTGCTAAGCAGGTTCTTGATGTGGTAGATTTTAGAAGCAGACACATTAGAAAATCTGGGCCAGGGTGTTTTCATCTTTAGGAGAGCTGTATGACATCTAATGTATTCTATATTagataaatctaaaaaaaaaaactaatattattAATTAGTCTGTGTTTTCTTTTCAATTCAATCACTTCAAACATCTCCAGAATCCATCCTTACAGGAGAAACAGCCAATATTCTTATAGTCGCCCTGATCTATTCTTGTCTCGATTACTTTAACTCACCAGACTCATCTACCAGGCCAAGCTCTACACTGTGCGTCATGTGCCGTGGCTAAGGACTAGATCTTCTAAGTCTGAAACGCGTTGGTAACTGTTTGCTATTAAAACTGAATAAAGAAGGTATGTTTTGTGGAAGTGCTGGAGAAGTGGATGTATTTTTCTGCACGTTCTCTAGAAACCCGTTTCTGGTCCAGGATTGTCTCCTTGCACTCAGGTTTCGAGGACTAACGGACTGAGGTGAGCGGACCGTCAATGTTTCTTATGGAGAAGTTCAACCTCTACACCAACGCCTTCTCCTTGTGCCGGTCACTGCACTGGTTACCCATCCATATCAGTCTATACACAGTGctgcacatccctgacttctgtcTACTTACTACCCATGCTCTCCGTTCTGCTAACGATCTAAGACAAGCATCCTCCTTATTTTGAGCATCACACCCCCATCCCACTTTTCTTGGGCTACCCCAGACGATCAGGTTCCAGCCCCACATCCAGTgtctagactactttcacactagcgcttgagaTCCGGCCGGCTGTTCCGGTAGATCTGGATCTTTCTACATTCCGGCATTGCCGGAAGTTTGGAAGTCGGCGATTCTTGGCATATTTTGCCTGAATGTAGCTGAATCTCTGCTGGTCCCCATTATGGTTAATGGGGCCAGACGAAAATCTCAAGCGATCTTTAAACCCATCTTTTCAGGCTGTGATATCACATGCTGTGATCTACCTCTTCTTCATTCACCTCCATTACTCCTCAGAACCTGATCCCTTCACCCATCAGTCAGAAACGTACTTGATACCAGTGCACACGCAGATAGCGGCCAGCGACTGGCTCACGCAGCTTCACATCTGCTCTCTATTCAGTATAAAGATGGCTGAACCACTGTACATAACCAGCACTTTTTACCTCATATCCctctagattgtaagctcttgtgagcaggcccCTCACTCCTGTAGTTTGGGTTGTCGATTAGTAATGCCTGATTTTGTCTGTTCATGTACAGTCCTGGGAAATATGTTGCCGCCATAGATTATtagtaataaaatataaaacacacacactggtacattatatatatatcaggagACAATACAAACACCTGCAGTATGTTCGGTTTTAGCCTCTCGGACATCTCACGTTCATCTGGATAAGACGTGATCACAGCAATAGTAAAAGAGAAAGGAGATCTTACCCGGAGGAGGGAAATGATCTACGAAAGTGAAAGGAAGTTCAatgtttagtaaaaaaaaaactaaaaaaagtcaACTAAAAGAAATGTTTTCTATAGCTGATCAGAAAATGCATCCAACTCCACAGCTTCCACATCACTGGGGGAGTTCACACCTGGCACTGCCAGCACAATGGCACCATCACCACTGAGAAGGAAGAGTCTCCACAACGTACCCACCTGGTGCCAAGTACATCACAGCCTGATAAGGGAGGGGAGCATTTCTAGGCAACAAGTGATTTCCTTACTAAATATAACGCTGGCCCTGGGTGCTGAAGGCTGGCACTGCCACTTCCTGCTCACAGGCAGGCTAGGGCACTAATCATGTGTCACTGCCATGGGAGGCTGAGCTCTCCACACAGCCCCGCCCACACTGCCTGTAAACTACCGGGGCTCGTCACGTGACCAGGGCTCAGCTCCCTCCCCGTGTGACGCTGTTACCTGTGCCCAGCACAGCTCCTCTCACCTGGCCCCCTAGTGCTAATAGCTCAGCAGCGTCACTTCCGCAAACATGGCGTCACCCGGAACGTAGACTGCTAAAAGAGACGGAGAAGTGAGCACGACTCACAAGTCAGGCAGGACGATAGGTGACGACTACTGCCGTCCTCAGCATCTTACCTCAGGCGCTGTCACTCACAAGCTTCGCACAGGATTATTAGCCAATCGGCTGGAGGGGGCGTGGCGTCTGTTTGTACCACCCCCTTGGAGGTCCGCTCGTCGCTTCTGACTGAACAAAGTCCCACGCTGCCTTGCGACACTTCCGGTCGGCTTGTCGAACAGAGATTCCTACTTGGAAAGAGAGCGCCAGAACCGAGGATGGACGTGTCTGCTCCTGACAGTGACTGGCGGAGCGCGGGCTTCAGGCAGAAGCTGGTCAGCCAGATGTAAGTGCTGAGCTGGGGGCTGCTCTCTGGGGCTAGGCCTCAGCCTCGACCTCTCTGTCTCCTAGCCGGCGCTGAGCGGAGAATAAAGCTGGAGGACTGTATGGAAGTCCGGTCTTCAGGGTTGGATCTCCTGGCGGTGGGGGTGGTCTGCCAGTCATTGGGGTAATCAGTGCGGTACATGTGCGGCATAGTGGGAACAGCAGCATGCTTTGTGGATCTGGAGAGAAATGACAAATGATGTACAGTTCAGGCGGACTGATCCTTGGGGTGCGGGCAGTGACACCTGAACACTGGGTGATACCCCCCTCA from the Bufo bufo chromosome 2, aBufBuf1.1, whole genome shotgun sequence genome contains:
- the LOC120988748 gene encoding 60S ribosomal protein L30-like, with the protein product MVAAKKTKKSLESFNSRLQLVMKSGKYVLGYKQTLKRIREGKAKLVILANNCPALRKSEIEYYAMLAKTGVHHYSGNNIELGTACGKYYRVCTLAIIDPGDSDIIRSMPEQQPSKK